DNA from Leptospira harrisiae:
TACGGTGTTTCTTTAGAGTTTCAAACCTTTCCAATATGAAATTCCATTTAAAATTTTACTTTTTTCTATTTCTTTTATTCCCTTTTGCTCTCTTGGCATTGCCTGTGGATTTAACAAAAAACTGGAATGTCAAAAAAGGTTGGTGGGAGTCTGAAGTTCCGATTGGTGTTAACTGGATTCCGTTGGAATCTTTGCCTCTTGTTTCTATCAAATCTCAATTGGATTTTCCTGAAGGCCAGTTACAACAAATCACAATGGTAAAACCATTTTTGTTGTCCGAAATTGATTTCAAAGAAACAGATGCCGATGTTTTTGCCTTTCATATACCTTGCGTTTCGAACGTGTATAAAGTGTATGTAAATGGAGCGTTGGTCGAAAAAGGTGGTGTATTAGAAAATGGCCATATTGTTCGCAATGGATTCAAAAGAAATATTCTGATTAAACTTTCCCGTAATTTGTTACAGACCGGTAAAAATGAAATCCGAGTCCTTCTTGCTTCAGAACCGGGAGAGGAATTAAACTATTGTAATGTTTTTAACGATTTTAATTCATCCATTGATCGTTATACGGTATTGAAAAAAGTTGAAGAAGAATATGCAACTTTCATGTTACTTTTTTTATACTTTTTTGTTGGAATCTACCATGGTTTGTTTTATTGGAAACGTCGGAATGAAACATACAATCTTTACTTTGCACTTTTTGCAGTGTTTTTATCTGCTTACCTTTATTTTAGGTCTCAGGCAATTTATCGATGGGACGTGGATTCTTTTACAACTACAAAAATAGAATATTTTATCGTTTTTTTGACTCCCACATGGCTATTGTTATTCGTTGATACTTTTTTTCGCAAACGAATCAGTCCCATCACAAAAGGATATTTTGTCTTTAGTTTAATACTGGCGATTGTTCAGTTTTTTGTGAGTCGAGCAAGTTCAGTTATACTTTTGCGAGTTTGGCAGGGATCTGTTTTGGCATTTAGTGTCGTTTTGTTTTATATCACAGTAAGAGCTGTGATGAAAAACAATAAAGACGCCAAGAGGTTGTTAGTTGGAATTTTGTTTTTGATGTTTACCGCAATTTGGGATATTTTGGGTGCATCGGGAATGATTCCAATACAAAATCTAAATTTATCAAGGTTTGGGTTTTTGTTTTTTGTATTAGGGATTGCTGTTGTTTTGGCAAACCGATTTTTGCGAGTCCATAAACAAGTAGAAGAACTAAATGCCAACTTGGAAAGAAAAGTTGTCGAAAGAACAAATGAATTACAAGAAACTCTCACGCGAGTCCAGGAATTAAAAGTCCAACAAGATGGAGATTATTTTTTAACCTCACTTCTTCTTGATCCACTAAACGATTCTCAAAAATCACATTCCGAGCTGATTGGAATCCAATCTTATACTAAACAAAAAAAGGAATTTGAATTCAAAGGAAAAACCAAAGAGATAGGTGGAGACTTGATCATCTGTGATGATATTGTTCTCAATGGTAAAAAATATTTTGTTTTTATCAATGGGGATGCAATGGGAAAGTCCATCCAAGGAGCTGGCGGAGCTCTAGTGTTAGGTGTAGTTTTTTTATCTTTTATCAAACGAACACAAGTTGTTTTGGAAAGTCAGTCCAAATCACCAGAACGTTGGATCAAAGAATGTTTTTTTGAACTTCAAACTATTTTTGAATCTTTTGACGGTTCAATGCTTGTATCCGTTGTACTTGGACTTGTGGAAGAGGAAACGGGAGTTTTGTATTATCTAAATGCGGAACATCCATGGACGGTTTTATATAGGGATGGAGTTGCTTCTTTTATCGAGGATGAGTTGGAACTTCGTAAAATTGGAACCAAAGGGATGGCAGGGGAAGTTCGTGTTAGAGTTTTTGTTTTGGAACAAGGAGATGTCATTTTTATTGGCTCGGATGGTAGAGATGATTTAATTTTGGAAAGTGGAGCCGATGGCACACGTGTGATGAACGAGGATGAAACAAAGTTTTTACAAGTAGTCAATGAATCTCACGGAGCATTAGAACAAATCGTCCAGAACCTCCAATCCATTGGTAGCTTTTCAGATGATTTAACATTATTGCGACTTGAGTGGAGAGGTTTTGCAAAACGAGTCGGAACCTCCTCACTTTCCTCCATCGGTTCAGACCATTTTTTATATTCTGAACTCCAATCGGTCTTAGAATCTGGAAACGCTGAAGAAACTTACCAAACCATCGAACGCATGTTATCAAATGAAAGTCTAGAGGATGACATTCGCATCAATTTGCTTAGGGAAAAGTCAAGAATCTCACTTTTATTAAAACGTTTTGATTCAGCGGTAGAATCTTTAGAATCTATTTTCCCTTATTTTGTGACTGACAATGAAATTTTATTACAACTAAGTTACGCCTATCGAAAATCAAAAAATATTCGTAAGGCGATTGAAATTGGGGAAAGGCTCCGTGCGAGGGATCCCAAACACATTCGAAATCTAATTAATTTGATCGAATGTTATAGGCTTCAGAAAAATGAAGATCGGGCGAAAAAAATTCTTTCAAAACTTGGATCCATTGCACCAGAGAATCCCCAATATTTGAAACTAAAGGAAATTTCCAGCTAAAGAAAGTTTGATGATCGACATCTGAATTTTTTTTCGTAAATCAGATTTTTCCTCCTTGGCGGCCTTAAAATGTCCGCATTGAGTAGTAGAATCATTCGTATATTTAGAAGTGACGGAAAAGGGAAATAGAATGGATTTTAAATTCAGTACATATCATGTCTTTGTAGTCGGTTTACTTGCTTTTTTGCAATTTACCGTGGTTCTTGATTTTATGATTCTTTCTCCCCTGGGAGTTCTGGTCATGGAAAAATTACAAATTTCGACCCAACAGTTTGGATTTGTAGTGTCTGCTTATGCATTTAGTGCTGGGATTTCCGGTATTTTTGCTGCAGGTTTTGCCGATCGATTTGACCGCAAAAAATTGTTACTTTTCTTTTATGTTGGATTTGTGCTCGCCACCTTTCTATGTGGAATCGCCACAAATTATATCTTTTTATTTGGCGCTCGCATTTTGACAGGAATCTTTGCAGGTGTTCTTTCTTCCATTTCCTTTGCCATTGTTGCGGATTTGTTTCCTTTGCAAGTGAGGGGAAGGGTGATGGGTTTCATTATGACTGCCTTTGCTGCAAGCCAAGTGTTTGGACTGCCCATCGGTATTTATATTTCCAATTTGTGGGGATGGCAGTCTCCATTTTTGATGATCGCTAGTATCAGTGGAGCTGTTGGATTCGTTATTTTCTTCTTTTTGAAACCACTCACAACTCATCTTGATCAAAAAACGGATATCCACGCATTCCATCACTTAGTGAAAACATTAACTCAGACAAAATATTTGCCAGCGTTTCTAGCTACAACCTTACTTGCAACAGGTGGGTTTATGTTAATGCCTTTTGGATCAGCATTTTCTGTCCACAACCTTGGCGTAAAATTAGAAGATTTACCATTGGTTTATATGGTAACGGGCGTTGTTTCTATGTTAGGTGGTCCTTTGATGGGTAGACTTAGTGATGCCATCGGAAAATACAATATGTTTGTGGTCGCATCAATCCTAGCTGCAGGTATCATTATCTATTACACAAAGATGGAAATCACTCCATTGCCGATTGTGATTTTTGTGAATTCCATTCTTTTTGTTTTTGTCGCTGCACGAATGATTTCTGCCAATGCACTGACATCTGCCGTTCCCGATTTACACGATCGAGGTGCCTTTATGGCGATCAGTTCGTCGATCCAACAAATTTCCGGTGGAATTGCAGCTTCGGTGGCTGGTCTAATTGTCATCCAGACTTCTAGTGGTTATATGGAAAGGTATGAAATACTAGGTTATGTAGTTGCCAGTGCCATCATACTCACTGTGATACTGATGTACAATGTGAATCAGATTGTCCTAAAAAAACATACGAAATAAATACATAGAAGAAATCTATAAAAAGTAAAATGGTAGGTTTGTTACAGAAGGCGGGAAAGATTCTCCCGCCTTTCTTATGTAAAAAATTTGAAATTGGTTATTTTTTTGATAATTCGTTCGCAAGATCCACTAACAAACGTACGCCGTAACCTGTCGGGCCATGAAATTGGGTTCCTGATTTTTTCTTTCTCCAAGCAGCACCGGCAATGTCGATGTGAGCCCATTGGATCGATTCATCCACAAACTTAGAAAGAAAAATTCCTGCAGAAATAGTTCCTGCCCCTTTCCCTCCACCAGTGATGTTTTTTAGATCTGCAATGTCTGACTTCAAATCTTCCCCGTATTCTTCCCAAAGTGGAAGTTCCCAAACACGATCATCCGAAGCTTCTGATGCAGTGAAAAGGGCTTCACGAAGTGGACTAGAGTTGGTAAGGATGGCGGCTGCTTCATGACCAAGGGCAATGATCACAGCTCCAGTAAGTGTTGCTAAATCCACCATATAGTCTGGTTTGTAGTTTTTGGAAACATAGGACAATACATCACCAAGTACTAACCGTCCCTCTGCATCCGTGTTTTGCACTTCCACCGTGGTTCCGTTGTATGCTGTATATACATCGCCTGGTTTGATAGCCTTTCCATCTGGCATGTTTTCAGCCACACCAATGGCGGCGACTATATGGATAGGAAGTTCAAGTGCGGCAATGGCGCCAATCGCATGTATGGTGGCAGCTGCCCCACACATATCATATTTCATTTCGTGCATTTCGCCGGGTGGTTTTAAAGAAATTCCACCTGTATCAAAGGTTAATCCCTTTCCTACGATGGCGAATTTCTTTTTGGCTTTGGTCGGTTTGTATTCTAAAATCACCATCTTCCCGTTCAGCTCTGAACCACGGGCAACGGCCAAAATCCCACCAAGACCCTCTTTTTTCAATTGAGGTTCATCCCAAACTTTAATGGAAAGTTTGTATTCTTTTGCGATTTCTTTAGAACGAGAAACAAAATCGTCGGGAGTAAAATAGTTTGCAGGAAGGTGTGCAATATGTCTAGCGCCATTTACATGTTTGGCGACAATTTTACTTTTGGAAAGTCCAGATTCAGCAAGACTAACAGCAGATTTATCTTCAAACTTTAGATAAACGGCACCGACTTTCTTTTTTTCTTTTTTTTTGGTTTGTAAAACAGAAACAGGATAACTTCCTATAAAAAGAGTATTCGCAATTTGATAAGCAATACGGTCTGCTGAAAACTTTTTAGAAAGAGATTTAGAGATAATAATCTCAAGACCCATTCCATCATAACTTAGAATTTTTTCCCCGTATTTAAAAAAATGGGAAATAAACTTTCTAAAGTTGAGTTTTTCCTTTTCACCTAATCCCAGATAGATGGCCTGTTCCGATTCATCTCGAAATTCTTTTCCAAGTTCACCTGAAAAAACTTTGGTTTCTATTTGGACCGGGAATTTTTTCCCCAGTTCTTCTTTGACATCCTCTTGGAAGATGGGGATGAGTTTGTAAAAAGTTCCAGATTTAGGGGAACCGATTTGGATTTGGAGTGGAGAGATTTCTATTTTCATTTCCCTTGGATTTCCTGAATGTCTTTAATGATTTCTTCAACGTGTCCTTTCACCTTCACGCTGTCATAGATTTTTTTGATTTTTAGAGAACTGTCGAGAAGGAAGCTAGATCTTACAATTCCCAATCCTTTTCTTCCCATAAAAACCTTTTCTCTCCAAACTCCATAGGCCTCACAGATTTCACCCGATTCGTCAGAGATAAGATCAAAATTGAGTTCTTGTTTTTCAATGAACTTGGTATGGGACTTAGGATTGTCTTTAGAGATTCCCACCACATTGAATCCAAATTTTTTCAGTCTTGCAAAATTGTCACGGAAGTCACAAGCTTCTGTTGTACATCCTGGTGTCATATCTCTGGGATAAAAATAGACAACGATCCCATTTTTCCCTGTTAGGTCAGCGAGTTTTACTTTTTCGCCGTTTTGGTTGATACTTGTAAAATTGGGGGCTTTTTTCCCTACTTCCAACATAATTATCTCTCCTGGTTATTGCATACTTTTAGACAATTTTCAGTTGTCAATTTCGGAATTTGGTTCGATACTCTTTGTATGGACTCCAAGGAAAGAGCAGCACTGATTCGCGAAGCAAATACTGCCTTCAATGCAGGCGATATTCGTAAAGCACGTGAACTCTTCCTCAAAACTGACTACAAAGATGGTCTCATCCGTTTGGGTGATCATTTTATGTACGATCGGAAACTTCCTATGTTGGCCTTTGGATACTATAAAAAAGCCGGTAGACAGGACAAAGTGGACGAAATTTTCCAACGTATGGTCTATGCACTTTCTGTTTGGCTTGGTCGTGACAAATGGAAACTACCCAATGCAACAAACCAAATGGAAACGAAAGGAGTTACCGACTCTCGTCCGCTCAACCCAGATGATTTTGTAGTGCATCCCATTCTAAAAGCAAAGGCTTTAGAGATACTTTCTTCAAATCGATAGTCCATTCGGATCGTCTAAGGAATAAACATGATAGACAGTTTTACCTTACAAGCTCTTGTTATCTCTACTCTTATTTTATTTTCAATTTTATCGAGTAAACTATTCTTCCGCTTTGGATTTCCGATCTTACTTATTTTTTTAACTTTTGGTATGTTAGCTGGTGCTGATGGCCCAGGACAAATTGATTTTAGTGATTATGGTTTAGCTCAATCCATCGGGATTTTTGCTCTCATTTATATTTTGTTTTTGGGTGGTCTTGAGAGCGAGTGGGATAGTTTAAAAAACTTTTTGGCAGTTGGGATTCGTTTGTCTATCATTGGTACGATCCTTACAGCGCTGATTTTAGGTGTTCTCATCCACTATTTATTTCCCGTTTTGGGATTTATGGAATCTTTTTTACTTGGTTCGATTGTGAGTGCGACTGATGCAGCTTCAGTTTTTAATATTTTTAAAACAGGATCTTCTGATTTACCTGTTCATTTAAAAAAGATCATCGAATTTGAATCTGGTTCTAACGATGCGGTGGGTGTACTCTTAACAACCATCTTTATGAACCTCATCACGGCCGATGCAAGTTTTAGTGGATTCCAATTCTTTCGATTTTTTGTCATGCAAGTTCTTGTAGGATCAATGATGGGATACAGTTTGGGGATCCTTATTCTTTATTTGATGAACTCCGTCAAACTTGGGTATGACGGTCTGTATTTAGTTTTTATCACGGCCTCTGTTCCTTTTATTTATGCAGTCACTACTGTGTTCCAAGGAAATGGATTTTTAGCGGTTTATATCGCTGGGATCATTGTGGGTCGAAACAAATTCATACATAAAAAATCCATTTTTCGTTTTTTAAACGGATATGTTTGGATTTTGCAGATTGGAATGTTCCTTTGTTTTGGGCTTCTTGTATATCCTTCTCGGATGGTAAATATTTGGGTGCCGGGACTTCTCATTGGGGTATTACTCATTCTTTTTGCAAGACCTGTGGCAGTGTTTATTTCACTATTCCGTGTGAATTTACCTGTTAAAGAAAAGTTATTTATATCTTGGGTTGGGTTACGTGGTGCTTCACCAATCATCCTTGCTACCTTTCCTATTGCCCAAGGATTGGTATGGGGGGACTTACTCTTTCATATTGTATTTTTTGTGGTTCTTGTTTCCCTTCTTGTCCAAGGTTCGCTTATCCCTCGGGTGGCACAGTGGTTAGGAATTTTAAAAAAGGATCCCGATCGTAAAATTTACCATCCTACAGACTTTGATAACATTGAGTTTCCAGGAATGACTTTACAAGAGTTGATAGTTCCATATAACTCCAGTGTGGTGGACAAAGCTTTGTTTGAAATAAAACTCCCAGAGCAGTCTCATATTTTACTCATTGCCCGTGGGGAACAATTTTTGATTCCTTCTGGAAATACACAAGTAAGAGGTGGGGACGTGATTTGGGTCTTGGCAAAAGACGAGGTGATGCCAATCATTGGCAAAACTTTTATGGCAATTTCATAATTGTCTGCTTAATGATTACCTATTAACTTTTGCCATTTTTTTATCCAATCGAAATCCGTAATATACAGGAAGGGCAATGAGAGTAATCATCAGTCCCCAAGATGCCGTAACAGGTTTTTCGATGAATAGAATCATCATCACAGCAATATTAGCTAAAATATAAAGAAAAATAGGCAATGGATAAAAAGGAATTTTATAATCTGATTTCATTCCCATCCTTTCAAACCGAAAGGGAGTGGCTGCTGTAAGACAAGACAAAATCAGAATCGAACAAGTGATCATGTAAAGCAGGGCTTCGATTTCTTTAACAAACAAAAAGAGAATCGCCACGAAGCCTTGGAAAAAAATAGAAACATAAGGACTATGCCATTTGGGATGGACCTTGGAAAAAGAGGGAAGGAACACTCCATCTCTTGCCATTGCAAAGTACACTCGACTTCCTCCGATGAGAATTGCCGACATCGATCCCAAAATTACCCAAGCAATAAAACTCGTAGTTAAAATTGAATAATTTATACCAAATAACTTTTGAAAGGCGATTGCTCCAATCCCATCTTGGCCAGCTAATTCTTCAATAGGAGCTGAAATCACAAAAAGTAAATTGATAGCGAAATAGAGTCCAGCCACAAGAAAACAAGCAGTGATGGCAGAACGAACAATGGTTTGTTCTGGGTTTTTGACTTCTTCCGCAATATAGGTTATCATATTCCAACCCAAATAGGAGAAGGACACAGGCACAATCCCAATCAAAACCTTGGAGTAAAAAGAAAGTTCCATCAGATTGGGAAAGGGAGTGTTCCATAAATAAGACCAGTTAGTGTTTCCCATTGAAAACCCAAGCGCTAGAAAGAGAAGAAGGCCTGTAATTTTTAAGACAGCAAATACATTTTGTACACGGACTGCCGATTTAATTCCAAAGAAGTTGAGAATGCTAAAAAATAGAATTGGTAAAACGCCAATGAAGGTAATGGAACTGATTTGTAAATCTAATCCAAGTAAGGTGTAAGTAGGTGATTCCCAAACGGGAATTCCTGGAAATAAAATTTGAACATACTTTCCAAAAGCGAGAGCGAGTACCGACACACAAGCAGAGAAATTGGTGAGTAAAGAAGACCATCCGCTCATAAAGGCGATGGCAGGGGAATAAGCAACTTTTAGATAAACATAATCTCCGCCAGCAAAAGGAAGGAGACGTGCCGCATAAGCATAAGTGATGGAACCTGAGAGGGCCAAAATTCCGCCCACAATCCAACAGAATAAAACTATCCAGAGGTTTCCCGTTTCTTTGATTAAGTATCCAGAGGTGAAAAAAATTCCCGACCCCACCATGGAAGAAAAGAGTACGGAAATGGAATCAAAGGTATTTAAAGTACGTTTTAATTCCAATTAACCGCCGAGGAGTCGTTTTACCATTGTTTCAGAAATTGGTTTCATAGAAGAAGCAGACAAAGTTCCGATTTTACCTTTGAATTCTTCTGGGCTTAACATCATTCCAAGAGAAAAGATATTTTCGCTTTCTACTTCCTTTTTCTTTAGTTCTGCAAGTAGGCTTGAAATATTCCCTTTGCTATTCTCTAAAATTTCTGGTTTGGTAAACTTTCCCTCACCTAACTCTGGGAACAGTGGTTCACCTTCAAAAAGAAGTTCTTTGAGTTTGTCTTCTTCTTGTGAGTTATCTTCCAAAAGTCCAATCCGAGATTGTTCCTTGGAAAGTTGTTTTTGCAATTCAGTGAGTCTTGATTGGATATTATGGTACTGAACAGGAAGGCTGACAACAAAGTCGGATTTTTCATCAGACTTTTGTACAGGAACTCCTGATTTTCCAGAAACATCTTTAGTGTCCTTTTTGTCCTGGACTAGTTTTTCGGCTGAGTTGAGGAGACGATTGAGACGAACATCCATGTCCTACCTTCCTTGGTAAAGGCCTTATGTCTCGGCGGTGCCTGGACACAAATCCTATGACTACCTGTCTAATTTTCGGTTAGCCCGTACAAGGAAAATAAAC
Protein-coding regions in this window:
- the bcp gene encoding thioredoxin-dependent thiol peroxidase, which produces MLEVGKKAPNFTSINQNGEKVKLADLTGKNGIVVYFYPRDMTPGCTTEACDFRDNFARLKKFGFNVVGISKDNPKSHTKFIEKQELNFDLISDESGEICEAYGVWREKVFMGRKGLGIVRSSFLLDSSLKIKKIYDSVKVKGHVEEIIKDIQEIQGK
- a CDS encoding MFS transporter; this encodes MDFKFSTYHVFVVGLLAFLQFTVVLDFMILSPLGVLVMEKLQISTQQFGFVVSAYAFSAGISGIFAAGFADRFDRKKLLLFFYVGFVLATFLCGIATNYIFLFGARILTGIFAGVLSSISFAIVADLFPLQVRGRVMGFIMTAFAASQVFGLPIGIYISNLWGWQSPFLMIASISGAVGFVIFFFLKPLTTHLDQKTDIHAFHHLVKTLTQTKYLPAFLATTLLATGGFMLMPFGSAFSVHNLGVKLEDLPLVYMVTGVVSMLGGPLMGRLSDAIGKYNMFVVASILAAGIIIYYTKMEITPLPIVIFVNSILFVFVAARMISANALTSAVPDLHDRGAFMAISSSIQQISGGIAASVAGLIVIQTSSGYMERYEILGYVVASAIILTVILMYNVNQIVLKKHTK
- a CDS encoding LIC10415 family protein, which encodes MDVRLNRLLNSAEKLVQDKKDTKDVSGKSGVPVQKSDEKSDFVVSLPVQYHNIQSRLTELQKQLSKEQSRIGLLEDNSQEEDKLKELLFEGEPLFPELGEGKFTKPEILENSKGNISSLLAELKKKEVESENIFSLGMMLSPEEFKGKIGTLSASSMKPISETMVKRLLGG
- a CDS encoding potassium/proton antiporter, producing the protein MIDSFTLQALVISTLILFSILSSKLFFRFGFPILLIFLTFGMLAGADGPGQIDFSDYGLAQSIGIFALIYILFLGGLESEWDSLKNFLAVGIRLSIIGTILTALILGVLIHYLFPVLGFMESFLLGSIVSATDAASVFNIFKTGSSDLPVHLKKIIEFESGSNDAVGVLLTTIFMNLITADASFSGFQFFRFFVMQVLVGSMMGYSLGILILYLMNSVKLGYDGLYLVFITASVPFIYAVTTVFQGNGFLAVYIAGIIVGRNKFIHKKSIFRFLNGYVWILQIGMFLCFGLLVYPSRMVNIWVPGLLIGVLLILFARPVAVFISLFRVNLPVKEKLFISWVGLRGASPIILATFPIAQGLVWGDLLFHIVFFVVLVSLLVQGSLIPRVAQWLGILKKDPDRKIYHPTDFDNIEFPGMTLQELIVPYNSSVVDKALFEIKLPEQSHILLIARGEQFLIPSGNTQVRGGDVIWVLAKDEVMPIIGKTFMAIS
- a CDS encoding leucyl aminopeptidase translates to MKIEISPLQIQIGSPKSGTFYKLIPIFQEDVKEELGKKFPVQIETKVFSGELGKEFRDESEQAIYLGLGEKEKLNFRKFISHFFKYGEKILSYDGMGLEIIISKSLSKKFSADRIAYQIANTLFIGSYPVSVLQTKKKEKKKVGAVYLKFEDKSAVSLAESGLSKSKIVAKHVNGARHIAHLPANYFTPDDFVSRSKEIAKEYKLSIKVWDEPQLKKEGLGGILAVARGSELNGKMVILEYKPTKAKKKFAIVGKGLTFDTGGISLKPPGEMHEMKYDMCGAAATIHAIGAIAALELPIHIVAAIGVAENMPDGKAIKPGDVYTAYNGTTVEVQNTDAEGRLVLGDVLSYVSKNYKPDYMVDLATLTGAVIIALGHEAAAILTNSSPLREALFTASEASDDRVWELPLWEEYGEDLKSDIADLKNITGGGKGAGTISAGIFLSKFVDESIQWAHIDIAGAAWRKKKSGTQFHGPTGYGVRLLVDLANELSKK
- a CDS encoding APC family permease, whose translation is MELKRTLNTFDSISVLFSSMVGSGIFFTSGYLIKETGNLWIVLFCWIVGGILALSGSITYAYAARLLPFAGGDYVYLKVAYSPAIAFMSGWSSLLTNFSACVSVLALAFGKYVQILFPGIPVWESPTYTLLGLDLQISSITFIGVLPILFFSILNFFGIKSAVRVQNVFAVLKITGLLLFLALGFSMGNTNWSYLWNTPFPNLMELSFYSKVLIGIVPVSFSYLGWNMITYIAEEVKNPEQTIVRSAITACFLVAGLYFAINLLFVISAPIEELAGQDGIGAIAFQKLFGINYSILTTSFIAWVILGSMSAILIGGSRVYFAMARDGVFLPSFSKVHPKWHSPYVSIFFQGFVAILFLFVKEIEALLYMITCSILILSCLTAATPFRFERMGMKSDYKIPFYPLPIFLYILANIAVMMILFIEKPVTASWGLMITLIALPVYYGFRLDKKMAKVNR
- a CDS encoding SpoIIE family protein phosphatase, coding for MKFHLKFYFFLFLLFPFALLALPVDLTKNWNVKKGWWESEVPIGVNWIPLESLPLVSIKSQLDFPEGQLQQITMVKPFLLSEIDFKETDADVFAFHIPCVSNVYKVYVNGALVEKGGVLENGHIVRNGFKRNILIKLSRNLLQTGKNEIRVLLASEPGEELNYCNVFNDFNSSIDRYTVLKKVEEEYATFMLLFLYFFVGIYHGLFYWKRRNETYNLYFALFAVFLSAYLYFRSQAIYRWDVDSFTTTKIEYFIVFLTPTWLLLFVDTFFRKRISPITKGYFVFSLILAIVQFFVSRASSVILLRVWQGSVLAFSVVLFYITVRAVMKNNKDAKRLLVGILFLMFTAIWDILGASGMIPIQNLNLSRFGFLFFVLGIAVVLANRFLRVHKQVEELNANLERKVVERTNELQETLTRVQELKVQQDGDYFLTSLLLDPLNDSQKSHSELIGIQSYTKQKKEFEFKGKTKEIGGDLIICDDIVLNGKKYFVFINGDAMGKSIQGAGGALVLGVVFLSFIKRTQVVLESQSKSPERWIKECFFELQTIFESFDGSMLVSVVLGLVEEETGVLYYLNAEHPWTVLYRDGVASFIEDELELRKIGTKGMAGEVRVRVFVLEQGDVIFIGSDGRDDLILESGADGTRVMNEDETKFLQVVNESHGALEQIVQNLQSIGSFSDDLTLLRLEWRGFAKRVGTSSLSSIGSDHFLYSELQSVLESGNAEETYQTIERMLSNESLEDDIRINLLREKSRISLLLKRFDSAVESLESIFPYFVTDNEILLQLSYAYRKSKNIRKAIEIGERLRARDPKHIRNLINLIECYRLQKNEDRAKKILSKLGSIAPENPQYLKLKEISS